A single Nomascus leucogenys isolate Asia chromosome 14, Asia_NLE_v1, whole genome shotgun sequence DNA region contains:
- the LOC115838318 gene encoding spermatogenesis-associated protein 20-like isoform X1, protein MLGARAWLGRVLLLPRASAGLAASRRCPGVWPRKWPHRSPSRGSSSRDKDRSATVSSSVPMPAGGKGSHPSSTPQRVPNRLIHEKSPYLLQHAYNPVDWYPWGQEAFDKARKENKPIFLSVGYSTCHWCHMMEKESFQNEEIGRLLSEDFVSVKVDREERPDVDKVYMTFVQATSSGGGWPMNVWLTPNLQPFVGGTYFPPEDGLTRVGFRTVLLRIREQWKQNKNTLLESSQRVTTALLARSEISVGDRQLPPSAATMSNRCFQQLDEGYDEEYGGFAEAPKFPTPVILSFLFSYWLSHRLTQDGSRAQQMALHTLKMMANGGIRDHVGQGFHRYSTDCQWHVPHFEKMLYDQAQLAVAYSQAFQISGDEFYSDVAKGILQYVARSLSHRSGGFYSAEDADSPPERDMQPKEGAYYVWTVKEVQQLLPEPVPGATEPLTSGQLLMKHYGLTEAGNISPSQDPKGELQGQNVLTVRYSLELTAARFGLDVEAVRTLLNTGLEKLFQARKHRPKPHLDNKMLAAWNGLMVSGYAVTGAVLGQDRLINYATNGAKFLKRHMFDVASGRLIRTCYTGSGGTVEHSNPPCWGFLEDYAFVVRGLLDLYEASQESAWLEWALRLQDTQDKLFWDSQGGGYFCSEAELGAGLPLRLKDDQDGAEPRPNSVSAHNLLRLHGFTGHKDWMDKCVCLLTAFSERMRRVPVALPEMVRALSAQQQTLKQIVICGDRQAKDTKALVRCVHSVYIPNKVLILADGDPSSFLSRQLPFLSTLRRLEDQATAYVCENQACSMPITDPCELRKLLHP, encoded by the exons ATGCTGGGCGCGCGGGCCTGGTTGGGCCGCGTCCTTCTGCTGCCCCGCGCCAGTGCAGGCCTCGCCGCAAGCCGCAG GTGTCCTGGGGTCTGGCCCAGGAAATGGCCACACAGGAGTCCCAGCAG GGGTAGCTCCTCCCGGGACAAGGACCGAAGTGCGACGGTCAGTAGTTCAGTGCCCATGCCTGCTGGAGGGAAGGGAAGCCATCCTTCATCTACACCCCAGAGGGTCCCCAACCGCCTGATCCACGAGAAGTCACCATACCTCCTACAACATGCCTACAATCCTGTGGACTG GTACCCCTGGGGACAGGAAGCCTTCGACAAggccaggaaagaaaacaagccaATTTTCCTCTCAG TCGGGTACTCTACCTGCCACTGGTGCCACATGATGGAAAAGGAGTCCTTCCAGAATGAGGAGATTGGCCGCCTGCTCAGTGAGGACTTTGTGAGCGTGAAGGTGGACCGTGAGGAGCGGCCTGACGTGGACAAGGTGTACATGACGTTTGTGCAG GCCACCAGCAGTGGCGGGGGCTGGCCCATGAATGTGTGGCTGACTCCCAACCTCCAGCCCTTTGTCGGAGGCACCTATTTCCCTCCTGAGGATGGCTTGACCCGAGTCGGCTTCCGCACAGTGTTGCTGAGAATACGAGAGCAG TGGAAACAGAACAAGAACACCCTGCTAGAAAGCAGCCAGCGTGTCACCACCGCCCTGCTGGCCCGATCAGAGATCAGCGTGGGTGACCGCCAGCTGCCGCCCTCTGCCGCCACCATGAGCAATCGCTGCTTCCAGCAGCTGGACGAGGGCTATGATGAGGAATACGGTGGCTTCGCTGAGGCCCCCAAGTTTCCCACGCCGG TGATCCTGAGCTTTCTGTTCTCCTACTGGCTCAGCCATCGACTGACTCAGGATGGCTCTCGGGCCCAGCAGATGGCCTTGCATACCCTGAAAATGATGGCTAACGGGGGCATCCGGGACCATGTGGGGCAG GGCTTTCACCGCTACTCCACAGACTGCCAGTGGCATGTCCCTCACTTTGAGAAGATGCTCTATGACCAGGCACAGCTCGCTGTGGCCTATTCGCAGGCCTTCCAG ATCTCTGGTGATGAATTCTACTCTGACGTGGCCAAAGGCATCCTGCAGTACGTGGCTCGGAGCCTGAGCCACCGG tcCGGAGGCTTCTATAGCGCAGAAGATGCAGACTCGCCTCCAGAGCGGGACATGCAGCCCAAAGAGGGCGCCTACTATGTGTGGACGGTCAAAGAGGTTCAGCAGCTCCTCCCAGAGCCTGTGCCAGGTGCCACCGAGCCGCTGACCTCAGGCCAGCTCCTCATGAAGCACTACGGCCTCACAGAGGCTGGTAACATCAGCCCCAGTCAG GACCCCAAGGGGGAGCTGCAGGGTCAGAATGTGCTGACCGTCCGGTACTCGCTGGAGCTGACTGCTGCCCGCTTTGGCTTGGATGTGGAGGCTGTGAGGACCTTGCTCAATACAGGGCTGGAGAAGCTCTTCCAGGCCCGGAAGCATCGGCCCAAGCCGCACCTGGACAACAAGATGCTGGCTGCCTGGAATG GCTTGATGGTGTCAGGCTATGCTGTGACTGGGGCTGTCCTGGGCCAAGACAGGCTGATCAACTATGCCACCAATGGTGCCAAGTTCCTGAAGCGGCACATGTTTGATGTGGCCAGTGGCCGCCTGATACGGACCTGCTACACCGGCTCTGGGGGGACTGTGGAGCACAG CAACCCGCCCTGCTGGGGCTTCCTGGAGGACTACGCCTTCGTGGTGCGGGGCCTGCTGGACCTGTATGAGGCCTCACAGGAGAGTGCGTGGCTCGAGTGGGCTCTGCGGCTGCAGGACACACAGGACAAGCTCTTTTGGGACTCCCAGGGTGGCGGCTACTTCTGCAGTGAGGCTGAGCTGGGGGCTGGCCTGCCCCTGCGTCTGAAGGACG ACCAGGATGGCGCAGAGCCCCGCCCCAATTCCGTGTCAGCCCACAACCTGCTCCGGCTCCATGGCTTCACGGGCCACAAGGACTGGATGGACAAGTGTGTGTGCCTATTGACCGCCTTCTCCGAGCGCATGCGCCGTGTCCCGGTGGCATTGCCCGAGATGGTCCGCGCCCTCTCAGCCCAGCAGCAGACCCTCAAGCAG ATCGTGATCTGTGGAGACCGCCAGGCCAAGGACACCAAGGCTCTGGTGCGGTGCGTCCACTCTGTCTACATTCCTAACAAG GTGCTGATTCTGGCTGATGGGGACCCCTCGAGCTTCCTGTCCCGCCAGCTGCCTTTCCTGAGTACCCTCCGACGGTTGGAAGACCAGGCCACTGCATATGTGTGTGAGAATCAAGCCTGCTCAATGCCCATCACTGATCCCTGCGAATTACGAAAACTGCTACATCCATGA
- the LOC115838318 gene encoding spermatogenesis-associated protein 20-like isoform X2 yields MLGARAWLGRVLLLPRASAGLAASRRGSSSRDKDRSATVSSSVPMPAGGKGSHPSSTPQRVPNRLIHEKSPYLLQHAYNPVDWYPWGQEAFDKARKENKPIFLSVGYSTCHWCHMMEKESFQNEEIGRLLSEDFVSVKVDREERPDVDKVYMTFVQATSSGGGWPMNVWLTPNLQPFVGGTYFPPEDGLTRVGFRTVLLRIREQWKQNKNTLLESSQRVTTALLARSEISVGDRQLPPSAATMSNRCFQQLDEGYDEEYGGFAEAPKFPTPVILSFLFSYWLSHRLTQDGSRAQQMALHTLKMMANGGIRDHVGQGFHRYSTDCQWHVPHFEKMLYDQAQLAVAYSQAFQISGDEFYSDVAKGILQYVARSLSHRSGGFYSAEDADSPPERDMQPKEGAYYVWTVKEVQQLLPEPVPGATEPLTSGQLLMKHYGLTEAGNISPSQDPKGELQGQNVLTVRYSLELTAARFGLDVEAVRTLLNTGLEKLFQARKHRPKPHLDNKMLAAWNGLMVSGYAVTGAVLGQDRLINYATNGAKFLKRHMFDVASGRLIRTCYTGSGGTVEHSNPPCWGFLEDYAFVVRGLLDLYEASQESAWLEWALRLQDTQDKLFWDSQGGGYFCSEAELGAGLPLRLKDDQDGAEPRPNSVSAHNLLRLHGFTGHKDWMDKCVCLLTAFSERMRRVPVALPEMVRALSAQQQTLKQIVICGDRQAKDTKALVRCVHSVYIPNKVLILADGDPSSFLSRQLPFLSTLRRLEDQATAYVCENQACSMPITDPCELRKLLHP; encoded by the exons ATGCTGGGCGCGCGGGCCTGGTTGGGCCGCGTCCTTCTGCTGCCCCGCGCCAGTGCAGGCCTCGCCGCAAGCCGCAG GGGTAGCTCCTCCCGGGACAAGGACCGAAGTGCGACGGTCAGTAGTTCAGTGCCCATGCCTGCTGGAGGGAAGGGAAGCCATCCTTCATCTACACCCCAGAGGGTCCCCAACCGCCTGATCCACGAGAAGTCACCATACCTCCTACAACATGCCTACAATCCTGTGGACTG GTACCCCTGGGGACAGGAAGCCTTCGACAAggccaggaaagaaaacaagccaATTTTCCTCTCAG TCGGGTACTCTACCTGCCACTGGTGCCACATGATGGAAAAGGAGTCCTTCCAGAATGAGGAGATTGGCCGCCTGCTCAGTGAGGACTTTGTGAGCGTGAAGGTGGACCGTGAGGAGCGGCCTGACGTGGACAAGGTGTACATGACGTTTGTGCAG GCCACCAGCAGTGGCGGGGGCTGGCCCATGAATGTGTGGCTGACTCCCAACCTCCAGCCCTTTGTCGGAGGCACCTATTTCCCTCCTGAGGATGGCTTGACCCGAGTCGGCTTCCGCACAGTGTTGCTGAGAATACGAGAGCAG TGGAAACAGAACAAGAACACCCTGCTAGAAAGCAGCCAGCGTGTCACCACCGCCCTGCTGGCCCGATCAGAGATCAGCGTGGGTGACCGCCAGCTGCCGCCCTCTGCCGCCACCATGAGCAATCGCTGCTTCCAGCAGCTGGACGAGGGCTATGATGAGGAATACGGTGGCTTCGCTGAGGCCCCCAAGTTTCCCACGCCGG TGATCCTGAGCTTTCTGTTCTCCTACTGGCTCAGCCATCGACTGACTCAGGATGGCTCTCGGGCCCAGCAGATGGCCTTGCATACCCTGAAAATGATGGCTAACGGGGGCATCCGGGACCATGTGGGGCAG GGCTTTCACCGCTACTCCACAGACTGCCAGTGGCATGTCCCTCACTTTGAGAAGATGCTCTATGACCAGGCACAGCTCGCTGTGGCCTATTCGCAGGCCTTCCAG ATCTCTGGTGATGAATTCTACTCTGACGTGGCCAAAGGCATCCTGCAGTACGTGGCTCGGAGCCTGAGCCACCGG tcCGGAGGCTTCTATAGCGCAGAAGATGCAGACTCGCCTCCAGAGCGGGACATGCAGCCCAAAGAGGGCGCCTACTATGTGTGGACGGTCAAAGAGGTTCAGCAGCTCCTCCCAGAGCCTGTGCCAGGTGCCACCGAGCCGCTGACCTCAGGCCAGCTCCTCATGAAGCACTACGGCCTCACAGAGGCTGGTAACATCAGCCCCAGTCAG GACCCCAAGGGGGAGCTGCAGGGTCAGAATGTGCTGACCGTCCGGTACTCGCTGGAGCTGACTGCTGCCCGCTTTGGCTTGGATGTGGAGGCTGTGAGGACCTTGCTCAATACAGGGCTGGAGAAGCTCTTCCAGGCCCGGAAGCATCGGCCCAAGCCGCACCTGGACAACAAGATGCTGGCTGCCTGGAATG GCTTGATGGTGTCAGGCTATGCTGTGACTGGGGCTGTCCTGGGCCAAGACAGGCTGATCAACTATGCCACCAATGGTGCCAAGTTCCTGAAGCGGCACATGTTTGATGTGGCCAGTGGCCGCCTGATACGGACCTGCTACACCGGCTCTGGGGGGACTGTGGAGCACAG CAACCCGCCCTGCTGGGGCTTCCTGGAGGACTACGCCTTCGTGGTGCGGGGCCTGCTGGACCTGTATGAGGCCTCACAGGAGAGTGCGTGGCTCGAGTGGGCTCTGCGGCTGCAGGACACACAGGACAAGCTCTTTTGGGACTCCCAGGGTGGCGGCTACTTCTGCAGTGAGGCTGAGCTGGGGGCTGGCCTGCCCCTGCGTCTGAAGGACG ACCAGGATGGCGCAGAGCCCCGCCCCAATTCCGTGTCAGCCCACAACCTGCTCCGGCTCCATGGCTTCACGGGCCACAAGGACTGGATGGACAAGTGTGTGTGCCTATTGACCGCCTTCTCCGAGCGCATGCGCCGTGTCCCGGTGGCATTGCCCGAGATGGTCCGCGCCCTCTCAGCCCAGCAGCAGACCCTCAAGCAG ATCGTGATCTGTGGAGACCGCCAGGCCAAGGACACCAAGGCTCTGGTGCGGTGCGTCCACTCTGTCTACATTCCTAACAAG GTGCTGATTCTGGCTGATGGGGACCCCTCGAGCTTCCTGTCCCGCCAGCTGCCTTTCCTGAGTACCCTCCGACGGTTGGAAGACCAGGCCACTGCATATGTGTGTGAGAATCAAGCCTGCTCAATGCCCATCACTGATCCCTGCGAATTACGAAAACTGCTACATCCATGA
- the LOC115838318 gene encoding spermatogenesis-associated protein 20-like isoform X3 — MPAGGKGSHPSSTPQRVPNRLIHEKSPYLLQHAYNPVDWYPWGQEAFDKARKENKPIFLSVGYSTCHWCHMMEKESFQNEEIGRLLSEDFVSVKVDREERPDVDKVYMTFVQATSSGGGWPMNVWLTPNLQPFVGGTYFPPEDGLTRVGFRTVLLRIREQWKQNKNTLLESSQRVTTALLARSEISVGDRQLPPSAATMSNRCFQQLDEGYDEEYGGFAEAPKFPTPVILSFLFSYWLSHRLTQDGSRAQQMALHTLKMMANGGIRDHVGQGFHRYSTDCQWHVPHFEKMLYDQAQLAVAYSQAFQISGDEFYSDVAKGILQYVARSLSHRSGGFYSAEDADSPPERDMQPKEGAYYVWTVKEVQQLLPEPVPGATEPLTSGQLLMKHYGLTEAGNISPSQDPKGELQGQNVLTVRYSLELTAARFGLDVEAVRTLLNTGLEKLFQARKHRPKPHLDNKMLAAWNGLMVSGYAVTGAVLGQDRLINYATNGAKFLKRHMFDVASGRLIRTCYTGSGGTVEHSNPPCWGFLEDYAFVVRGLLDLYEASQESAWLEWALRLQDTQDKLFWDSQGGGYFCSEAELGAGLPLRLKDDQDGAEPRPNSVSAHNLLRLHGFTGHKDWMDKCVCLLTAFSERMRRVPVALPEMVRALSAQQQTLKQIVICGDRQAKDTKALVRCVHSVYIPNKVLILADGDPSSFLSRQLPFLSTLRRLEDQATAYVCENQACSMPITDPCELRKLLHP; from the exons ATGCCTGCTGGAGGGAAGGGAAGCCATCCTTCATCTACACCCCAGAGGGTCCCCAACCGCCTGATCCACGAGAAGTCACCATACCTCCTACAACATGCCTACAATCCTGTGGACTG GTACCCCTGGGGACAGGAAGCCTTCGACAAggccaggaaagaaaacaagccaATTTTCCTCTCAG TCGGGTACTCTACCTGCCACTGGTGCCACATGATGGAAAAGGAGTCCTTCCAGAATGAGGAGATTGGCCGCCTGCTCAGTGAGGACTTTGTGAGCGTGAAGGTGGACCGTGAGGAGCGGCCTGACGTGGACAAGGTGTACATGACGTTTGTGCAG GCCACCAGCAGTGGCGGGGGCTGGCCCATGAATGTGTGGCTGACTCCCAACCTCCAGCCCTTTGTCGGAGGCACCTATTTCCCTCCTGAGGATGGCTTGACCCGAGTCGGCTTCCGCACAGTGTTGCTGAGAATACGAGAGCAG TGGAAACAGAACAAGAACACCCTGCTAGAAAGCAGCCAGCGTGTCACCACCGCCCTGCTGGCCCGATCAGAGATCAGCGTGGGTGACCGCCAGCTGCCGCCCTCTGCCGCCACCATGAGCAATCGCTGCTTCCAGCAGCTGGACGAGGGCTATGATGAGGAATACGGTGGCTTCGCTGAGGCCCCCAAGTTTCCCACGCCGG TGATCCTGAGCTTTCTGTTCTCCTACTGGCTCAGCCATCGACTGACTCAGGATGGCTCTCGGGCCCAGCAGATGGCCTTGCATACCCTGAAAATGATGGCTAACGGGGGCATCCGGGACCATGTGGGGCAG GGCTTTCACCGCTACTCCACAGACTGCCAGTGGCATGTCCCTCACTTTGAGAAGATGCTCTATGACCAGGCACAGCTCGCTGTGGCCTATTCGCAGGCCTTCCAG ATCTCTGGTGATGAATTCTACTCTGACGTGGCCAAAGGCATCCTGCAGTACGTGGCTCGGAGCCTGAGCCACCGG tcCGGAGGCTTCTATAGCGCAGAAGATGCAGACTCGCCTCCAGAGCGGGACATGCAGCCCAAAGAGGGCGCCTACTATGTGTGGACGGTCAAAGAGGTTCAGCAGCTCCTCCCAGAGCCTGTGCCAGGTGCCACCGAGCCGCTGACCTCAGGCCAGCTCCTCATGAAGCACTACGGCCTCACAGAGGCTGGTAACATCAGCCCCAGTCAG GACCCCAAGGGGGAGCTGCAGGGTCAGAATGTGCTGACCGTCCGGTACTCGCTGGAGCTGACTGCTGCCCGCTTTGGCTTGGATGTGGAGGCTGTGAGGACCTTGCTCAATACAGGGCTGGAGAAGCTCTTCCAGGCCCGGAAGCATCGGCCCAAGCCGCACCTGGACAACAAGATGCTGGCTGCCTGGAATG GCTTGATGGTGTCAGGCTATGCTGTGACTGGGGCTGTCCTGGGCCAAGACAGGCTGATCAACTATGCCACCAATGGTGCCAAGTTCCTGAAGCGGCACATGTTTGATGTGGCCAGTGGCCGCCTGATACGGACCTGCTACACCGGCTCTGGGGGGACTGTGGAGCACAG CAACCCGCCCTGCTGGGGCTTCCTGGAGGACTACGCCTTCGTGGTGCGGGGCCTGCTGGACCTGTATGAGGCCTCACAGGAGAGTGCGTGGCTCGAGTGGGCTCTGCGGCTGCAGGACACACAGGACAAGCTCTTTTGGGACTCCCAGGGTGGCGGCTACTTCTGCAGTGAGGCTGAGCTGGGGGCTGGCCTGCCCCTGCGTCTGAAGGACG ACCAGGATGGCGCAGAGCCCCGCCCCAATTCCGTGTCAGCCCACAACCTGCTCCGGCTCCATGGCTTCACGGGCCACAAGGACTGGATGGACAAGTGTGTGTGCCTATTGACCGCCTTCTCCGAGCGCATGCGCCGTGTCCCGGTGGCATTGCCCGAGATGGTCCGCGCCCTCTCAGCCCAGCAGCAGACCCTCAAGCAG ATCGTGATCTGTGGAGACCGCCAGGCCAAGGACACCAAGGCTCTGGTGCGGTGCGTCCACTCTGTCTACATTCCTAACAAG GTGCTGATTCTGGCTGATGGGGACCCCTCGAGCTTCCTGTCCCGCCAGCTGCCTTTCCTGAGTACCCTCCGACGGTTGGAAGACCAGGCCACTGCATATGTGTGTGAGAATCAAGCCTGCTCAATGCCCATCACTGATCCCTGCGAATTACGAAAACTGCTACATCCATGA
- the LOC115838318 gene encoding spermatogenesis-associated protein 20-like isoform X4, translating into MPTILWTVGYSTCHWCHMMEKESFQNEEIGRLLSEDFVSVKVDREERPDVDKVYMTFVQATSSGGGWPMNVWLTPNLQPFVGGTYFPPEDGLTRVGFRTVLLRIREQWKQNKNTLLESSQRVTTALLARSEISVGDRQLPPSAATMSNRCFQQLDEGYDEEYGGFAEAPKFPTPVILSFLFSYWLSHRLTQDGSRAQQMALHTLKMMANGGIRDHVGQGFHRYSTDCQWHVPHFEKMLYDQAQLAVAYSQAFQISGDEFYSDVAKGILQYVARSLSHRSGGFYSAEDADSPPERDMQPKEGAYYVWTVKEVQQLLPEPVPGATEPLTSGQLLMKHYGLTEAGNISPSQDPKGELQGQNVLTVRYSLELTAARFGLDVEAVRTLLNTGLEKLFQARKHRPKPHLDNKMLAAWNGLMVSGYAVTGAVLGQDRLINYATNGAKFLKRHMFDVASGRLIRTCYTGSGGTVEHSNPPCWGFLEDYAFVVRGLLDLYEASQESAWLEWALRLQDTQDKLFWDSQGGGYFCSEAELGAGLPLRLKDDQDGAEPRPNSVSAHNLLRLHGFTGHKDWMDKCVCLLTAFSERMRRVPVALPEMVRALSAQQQTLKQIVICGDRQAKDTKALVRCVHSVYIPNKVLILADGDPSSFLSRQLPFLSTLRRLEDQATAYVCENQACSMPITDPCELRKLLHP; encoded by the exons ATGCCTACAATCCTGTGGACTG TCGGGTACTCTACCTGCCACTGGTGCCACATGATGGAAAAGGAGTCCTTCCAGAATGAGGAGATTGGCCGCCTGCTCAGTGAGGACTTTGTGAGCGTGAAGGTGGACCGTGAGGAGCGGCCTGACGTGGACAAGGTGTACATGACGTTTGTGCAG GCCACCAGCAGTGGCGGGGGCTGGCCCATGAATGTGTGGCTGACTCCCAACCTCCAGCCCTTTGTCGGAGGCACCTATTTCCCTCCTGAGGATGGCTTGACCCGAGTCGGCTTCCGCACAGTGTTGCTGAGAATACGAGAGCAG TGGAAACAGAACAAGAACACCCTGCTAGAAAGCAGCCAGCGTGTCACCACCGCCCTGCTGGCCCGATCAGAGATCAGCGTGGGTGACCGCCAGCTGCCGCCCTCTGCCGCCACCATGAGCAATCGCTGCTTCCAGCAGCTGGACGAGGGCTATGATGAGGAATACGGTGGCTTCGCTGAGGCCCCCAAGTTTCCCACGCCGG TGATCCTGAGCTTTCTGTTCTCCTACTGGCTCAGCCATCGACTGACTCAGGATGGCTCTCGGGCCCAGCAGATGGCCTTGCATACCCTGAAAATGATGGCTAACGGGGGCATCCGGGACCATGTGGGGCAG GGCTTTCACCGCTACTCCACAGACTGCCAGTGGCATGTCCCTCACTTTGAGAAGATGCTCTATGACCAGGCACAGCTCGCTGTGGCCTATTCGCAGGCCTTCCAG ATCTCTGGTGATGAATTCTACTCTGACGTGGCCAAAGGCATCCTGCAGTACGTGGCTCGGAGCCTGAGCCACCGG tcCGGAGGCTTCTATAGCGCAGAAGATGCAGACTCGCCTCCAGAGCGGGACATGCAGCCCAAAGAGGGCGCCTACTATGTGTGGACGGTCAAAGAGGTTCAGCAGCTCCTCCCAGAGCCTGTGCCAGGTGCCACCGAGCCGCTGACCTCAGGCCAGCTCCTCATGAAGCACTACGGCCTCACAGAGGCTGGTAACATCAGCCCCAGTCAG GACCCCAAGGGGGAGCTGCAGGGTCAGAATGTGCTGACCGTCCGGTACTCGCTGGAGCTGACTGCTGCCCGCTTTGGCTTGGATGTGGAGGCTGTGAGGACCTTGCTCAATACAGGGCTGGAGAAGCTCTTCCAGGCCCGGAAGCATCGGCCCAAGCCGCACCTGGACAACAAGATGCTGGCTGCCTGGAATG GCTTGATGGTGTCAGGCTATGCTGTGACTGGGGCTGTCCTGGGCCAAGACAGGCTGATCAACTATGCCACCAATGGTGCCAAGTTCCTGAAGCGGCACATGTTTGATGTGGCCAGTGGCCGCCTGATACGGACCTGCTACACCGGCTCTGGGGGGACTGTGGAGCACAG CAACCCGCCCTGCTGGGGCTTCCTGGAGGACTACGCCTTCGTGGTGCGGGGCCTGCTGGACCTGTATGAGGCCTCACAGGAGAGTGCGTGGCTCGAGTGGGCTCTGCGGCTGCAGGACACACAGGACAAGCTCTTTTGGGACTCCCAGGGTGGCGGCTACTTCTGCAGTGAGGCTGAGCTGGGGGCTGGCCTGCCCCTGCGTCTGAAGGACG ACCAGGATGGCGCAGAGCCCCGCCCCAATTCCGTGTCAGCCCACAACCTGCTCCGGCTCCATGGCTTCACGGGCCACAAGGACTGGATGGACAAGTGTGTGTGCCTATTGACCGCCTTCTCCGAGCGCATGCGCCGTGTCCCGGTGGCATTGCCCGAGATGGTCCGCGCCCTCTCAGCCCAGCAGCAGACCCTCAAGCAG ATCGTGATCTGTGGAGACCGCCAGGCCAAGGACACCAAGGCTCTGGTGCGGTGCGTCCACTCTGTCTACATTCCTAACAAG GTGCTGATTCTGGCTGATGGGGACCCCTCGAGCTTCCTGTCCCGCCAGCTGCCTTTCCTGAGTACCCTCCGACGGTTGGAAGACCAGGCCACTGCATATGTGTGTGAGAATCAAGCCTGCTCAATGCCCATCACTGATCCCTGCGAATTACGAAAACTGCTACATCCATGA